The nucleotide sequence CCTGTTATCTTGCGCCTAACCTTTTTTCCCCTCCAGTcacccacactaggggcaattcgcagccaactaacctaccaGCAAGAATGTCTCTGAGGTGGGGATGGAAACTAAAGCACTTGGGGCAATCCATGCAGCCACAGgacaaatgtgcaaactccacacagacatcagtcTGTGAGATCAGTCtgtgagatcagtctgaagaagagtttcggcccgaaacgttgcctatttccttcgctccatagatgctgctgcacccgctgagtttctccagcacttttgtctaccttccacacACAGCACTGGAGCTCAGGATCACACCCATGCTGCAGAAGCTGTGCGGCAGCAGCACTAACTATGCCACCCTGCATATGTTCCTATATTCTAGGAGCagttttaggccatttggcccatcaagtctattctgccattcattcatggctttccctcttaaacccaatctcctgctttctccccatcacccttgatacccttactaatcaagagtctgtcaatctctgccttaaaaatatccactaacttgacctccacagcggtctgtggcaatgcattccacaggttcaccacccttgaACCATAAAATACTCTAGAATAAAAGTAGATAGAACTGGATTGTGGAAAAAAATGTCCCCAATTGTTATGTTTCTTTGTGTTTGGTGAACTGGTTTTAATTATATGTCTTATATGTGGCAGGTGAAGATGACTCGAACTGCAGAACTACCCCATGGATCAGTGAGAGAGCAGAAGATCACAGTGTGATGGATGACTGTGGGGGAGGATTCCCTGCTGCTAACGTTTGTTGTGAAACAAGATACAACTCTCTGCTGTGCAGCCGTGGGCCACAGTCGGCCAGCAGTCAGTATTTGTTTACAGCGTTGGCCACTGAAATGTGCACAGAAAATGGAGCCAATAGCGCTACGTCGGAAGAAAACACCCGACCCAAGGTTCTGCAGTGTGATGCTCCAGCAATGCATGTCAGGGCAGAGAAGGCCCACAGGGTAGCTACAGAAGGCAAGAGTACAGTGGAGGCACTTGGCTGGAGTGAACTGATTGTGGTACCTCTCCACAAAGCAGCCTCTGAGATTGATTCCGTTCACCAAGTGCCTTTAAAAGGTATAGTGACCAGTGATGTGCCCGACTGGATTCCTTCAGCTGCCATAGCAACCAACCAGTCGATTATAGGGAATGACGTGCCTGATGAAGTGCTTGCTGGTAGTGGAACTGTCATTCGGACTCTGGAGCAGAATGGTTTGATTCCAAGTAAGTCGACTACTGAAATACCTATGGAGGGCAAGGTGACCAGCGATGTTCATGCTGGTTGGTTGCCCAGCGAGGAGGCAGTGGAAGGCAAAGTGATTAATCCGTGTGGGACTTGTGCTGTACAGGGAAAAGACCAGCTGGCTGATCAATCAATAAGTGCCTCAACCAGTGCGGTGGCTGCAGACGATGTGGTGCCCAAAGTAGAACTGTTGAGAGTCACAATGACCAATGCTACTGCCAATGGTGCGTTGATTGAGGCATCTTCAGATAATACAGAAACCAGGGCGAATGAAGTAATCACAGCCTTTCCTGCTGAAGACGTGAGATACAGGGAGAGACTTGATGGGAATCACTTGGCCTCTGTGGTGCACGCAAGAGAAGAAACTACTACAGAATTTCCATCCTTTGAACTCCCAACACAAGATAAGCTGATTAATGTAACCATACGTACTGTGTCCACTTGCTTGACTACTAAAGATATTATCAAACCCATCCACTTGGGACTTGTAACAAGCACATGTGCTGTCCTAGAGAGTGCAATGCCAGAGGTCTCCCCTTATGTATCTGTGGATATGACTGGGGAGAGTGAGCTACCCAGTGAAAAGGCATTGACTAAGATGCTGTTTGAAAAGACTGTGTTGGTTGATATCACTGAAGGTGCCAGTAGAGAACTTTCTGCAGGAGTTAAGCTAACCACGGGAGTGTTGTATGATTTGGCAACCGAGGGGGCACTAATGGAGGATGAGTTGGTTGATATACCTACAGATGTCACTACTGTTGCCATGGACTTTTATACTGGAGGCGATCCAGCTGTGGAAAGATGTGGGGGAGAGGATGAAGCACCTGCGGGCAGTTCGCTGCCTGGGAATGAACGTGCGTGTGAAAGTGTACTGCCCGACATGCTGTTGGATGGCGAGTTAGTCGATATACCTACAGATGTGGTAAGCAATTATTTGCCTGGCGAGGAGGGAGTGGCCTACAACATGGAGCCTTCAGAAGGTGCAACAGCCAACGGGGAGATGACAGAGAATGGATTGCTAGCACTATATCCAGATACCATCAACAGAATCTGTGGATCAACAAAAGCAGTGCATTCCTCTGCAATGTCAACCAGTTGTGTTGTGTTTTCACCAGGATCTCTGACACGTCCGGCGGACAATAAGGTCTGCATGGTTCCTGCGGAGGGTGTGATGTGTGATAATAGCTTCACTGAGGAGAAGAGGTTGGTGAGGCCACCACATGAGACAAAGGGACTGGTCACAGCAGGGCTGACCGATGATACTGAAAGTGAGCTTACAGCAGCAACAAATCTACCCGGAAAAAGGGCTAAAAACGTGGTGGAATGCAAGAAGGAAACCTGTAGTATTAAGATCATCCAAATTAAGGAATGTGGAACATTAACCGTCAACAGACCAAATGTGTGTGCCCGCAATGAAAGTGATGCAATGTGTTGTGAAGTTAATGGCCATCGAGCTGTCGAGCCCTGTCACTGTGAGTCTGAGCCTGGTGTGTTGACAGTTACCGAGTACAGTTGGGAGCAGGAGGCAAGCTGTGTGGCAGATGCACGGGATGAGCAGAGACCGGATGGCAGGGCTGAGCTTGGATCCGTGATGGCCAGTGAAGCTGAAGCTGCCTGCTCTGCCAAGAGGAAGGTATCCAGCTGTAAAAACAAGAGGAAGGGTATTGCCAGGTTAAAAAGGAGGAAATTAAACCGCCCAGTGCTCTTCTCAAATTGTACTCCGAATGTGCCCAGACTGGAGCAGTCCTGTCTGAACAGGACTTCAGCACGTGTGGAGTTCTGCAACAGAGGGAGTAACAGCATCAGTTCAGAGTTGGGCCACACAGTGCAACATGTGGAAGAAATAAAACCAAAGAATCTGTCTCTCCTACCACTTAATGATTTAGCACATCACAAACACTGCAAAAAGTCCCTGCTATTGGAACAGTTATCGGCCATTGCCAATGGCCTGCGTGTGCTCTCCAACGGCGCAGGAATGCAACAAGAACTCCGTGCGACACCCAAACATGTGTCAGTGGGCCTGTGTAGAAGGTTTCatcaaacaaaaataattaagGGTCTACGGATTTGCCTCAGTAGTGAACTAGCAAGCTCCTGTGGTGTGATTTGTCACTTACTGCCCCAGAGGAAAGATCAGACCATCGGTGCTCATGCTTGTAGCAAACTGCAGCCTTTACTTCCCTCCAGAAGCAGGAAGCAGACGGACCATTTTGGCTCTCCTGTTTTGCCCAATCTCGACCTGATTTTGCTGCTTTCTTTCATCAGTGACGGTGGGAGAGTTGATCAGCACTGTGGGTCTGAAAGGACAAACGTCTCGATTATTCCTCGCCGCTCGCGGTGGCTCTCCCGATGCCAGGCCAACCGTGGCCAGGCCCTTTGGTCGCCTGCTTCGCTGCACACTGTTCTTGCACTTTCATCTCCAGCCTGCTACAGGCTGTGGACACGGCAGCACAATGGTGGGAGGGTGTCAAAGGCCCAGTGGCCACTCTTGACTCTATTTGGAGAGGATTTGAAGAGACTTATTCCCCCTGTCCCATCGGACAGACCTATTTGGCCACCGTCCTGTAAATTGGCCAGAGTGGTGTCACGGTGCAGCCAGCACATCCCATCTTCCTGCACATCAACATCCATTAGCCTTTCGAACAACTGGCGGTGCAATCTATTGGCAGATACTCCCAGGTTAGTGTGACATGTTTTGTATTCCAATAGGTTCCAGAGAGGAAGTGTGGTGCAGAGTTGGAGGCCTTTCAGAGCATCGTTGTCTTGCCAGCTCTTCATATGTTGTAGACAACAAtatcattcttacttgctgcaagcctCAGTCCTGCAGAGCAGATGACGTAATTTCCATTCAGCTGTTatcaagccctttggcccgctgtgtccatgctgactattttTACAGATTTCAAAAGTGCTACGAGGTTTCCTGAGTGAAGAGAAATATCCGCAGCCAGGTAGTTTGAAGAATTCCAGTGATGTGGAAAGGGATTTGGTTAGGATGTGGAAGTAGGATGATGGGAATGAATGGGAATGATACATCTTTAGAGTATAATTAAAAGTGACTTTCCCAAGTGGGTATTTTGGGGTATTTTATTTCCATTATATTTGTGACCCAAGTACATGTCACCAAACGAAAGACCAAGTTTACACCCTGGACAGGACCAAATGAATCTGAGGAATATTTCCTATTGGATCCCAGCAATAGATTGGTGTATTTTCCCAAAGATGATCTGATGATGAAAGAGGAGGTAGATTAAATAGTCCATGTATTGCTGTTCATCACGCATTCTCACGTAAAGCCATGATATCTAATCTAGTGTCACAATGTGTATGGAGACTACTCTTTCGGCCAATCTAGGCTCGAAAGTTCCATTGACACATTTGGCAGAATTGTAGCGACGTTGTAGCATCAGTAGTTCATGATCTTGTAAGATTTTCTTTCCCTCTTGGCTCGGAGGAAGGAGTCAAATGATAGTTGTGGTTATATTTTTCCCCGATTGGACGCTTGTGACCAGTGATGTGCTATagggggatatatatatatatatatatctctcaatgtcaataatttggatgacaatgtaattAACAttgagtaaatttgcagatgatacaaaaggacAGTGACctagtggacagtgaggaagaatATCTGTTTCCAACAGGATCTAGATTAGTTGGGAACGTGggtcaaggaatggcaaataAGATTGAACtctggcaagtgtgaggtgttgcactttggtgtgTCAAACCAGGGCAATACTTGCAAAGTAAATGATAAAACCCTGAAGATTGTTGCAGAACACAGATATGGGAGAATAGAGACATGGTTCCCTAAAGGTGACAAATCAGGGGAACAGAATGGTAAATGTTAAGCACTCTTGCCTTCGTTGGGATCGGTATTGAGTACAAAGGTAGGgggcatcatgatgcagctgtacaagtcactggtgagaccacacatggagtattgtgtgcagttctggtcgcccagctacCGTAGGGATGtcatcaagttggaaagggtacagaggagattcatcagGCTCTATCCTGGACATTGGACATGAGTTTTCTGGAGAGGTTCGATAGGCCGGGAGCATTTATTTCTggaatgtaggaggctgaggagtgaaccTATTAAGGTGTGCAAGATCATGAAACGCATGGAGAAAGTGAATGCTCAGTCCTTTTCCCACGGTGGGGGCCATgggcttaaggtgaaaggggagagatttTGGTTTGGGGGCAACTTTCGCACTATTTATTATGAGACCATGCATAGGAAGCTATAGAAACTCGTACAATTATGActgttaaaatacatttggacagatagatgggtcggaagggtttagagagctaaaggccaaatgctggcaaatgggactagcccacctTGACCAACGggcagcatgggcaaggtggacTGATagacatgtttctatgctgtattctaGACTGACATTTTGCTTCCTCAGGAGAATGAGTGCTGCTTTTATTACAGCAAACAGCACGATCCAATGCATGTTGCCAGTGGTGTGCCGGTGTTAGCACTATTCACGGCTCTTTGAATCTCTttttctgtacactgtgagcGTTTGTCCTCTCGGCTTTCCCTAAAGTAGCTGCTTTGGTAGTGTCATCAGACATTCATCTGATATGTCCTGCCTACACAAtcagtgatttttatttttcattcttttGTCCATATAAAGAAATCTCTTGAATCAGTACAAAATATGACTTTAAAGTTTGTCTTTCTTGAGGTGTGAAATACAATAGGGTGGAAGTTTGCTGGTTTCAATTTCTGGATAAACTACATACCGGAATATGGGTCCAGGGTTGGAAGCAGTGCCTCAGGAATTAtgtattcatagaatcatagagtgatacagtgtggaaacaagcccttcggcccaacttgcccacactggccaacaatgtcccagctacactagtcccacttgcctgtgctttgtccatatccctctaaacctgtcctatccatgtatctgtctagctTTTTTTAAACGacgggatggtcccagcctcaactacctcctctggcagattgttccatacaaccaccaccctttgtgcgaaaaagttacctctcagattcctattaaagcttttccctttcaccttgaacctatgtccactggccctcgattcccctactctgggcaagagactctgtgcatctacccgatctattcctctcatgatttgaccATTGTGGATGGTTGGAGTGCAGACCTGCAAGAAAAGGGGTGGCACAATAGCGCAGattgtggagctgctgcttcacagtgccaagacccaggttcaatcctgatctcgggtgctgcttgtgtggagtttgcacgttctcactgtgatagCATAGGTTTCgtctgggcgctccagtttcctcccacatcccaaagacgtgcaggtttgtaggttaattggctgctgtaaattgtcccgaatgtgtagggagtggatgtgaaagtgggttaatgtagaactagtatgaatgtgtGATTGGTGTGgacgcgggccgaagggcctgtttgcacgctgtatcgctaaacaccAAGCATGTTATAAGAGCAGGTTCAGTAGTCGGAATAGAATTCCTTTAAGTATTAATTAATGATGGAAGGATTTGGTTGGGAAGATAAGAGAAAAACTATTTCTGCCTGTACACCCTTGATCACAGGGTCATTCTCTTCAGGTTAGACCTGGGATAGTTTGAGGCGAGGCTTCCATTAAAACATTTCAGAATGGAAGTTTTGAGTTGGATTGTAAATCAACTGTGACGTAGCTGAATGGTAGAACATGCTTGATTAGACCTTTTCATCCTTGTGTCAGAGGTTCCCAATGCCCCATGAAGAAACTCCacggaataaaaggacatacctttaaaatggagccgaggaggaatttctttaaccagagggtggtgaatctgtggaattcactgccaaatATAATTGTGGAGGCCAacacactgggtatttttaaagcagtgattgataggttcttgattatggaaaataggtgcaggagtaggccatttggcccttcgagccagcaccaccattcaatgtgatcatggctgatcatccccaattagtaccccgttcctgccttcgccccatatcccctgactctgctatttttaagagccctatctagctctcttgaaaggatccagagaacctgcctccaccaccggtggaattctctgaggcagagaattccacagacattagtaagggcatcataggtggcggggagggcaggagaatggggttgagaggggaaatagatcaaccgtgattgaatagtggaataggctcgatgggctgaatgacattTCTTCTGTTTTGTGGTGGTCTAAAAGTTAAATCCTTTGTGATTCTGGTGATCCATTTGGAAAAAGCCTTGCCTCTTTGGGATCAATCTATTTGCCCTCCCTTCAGGATGCATTTATGTTCAATAACCTGTGTTTATTTATTCAGTTACCTTCCGCCCTGTTTTCTCACTGGGAATGGAGCTAGTTTGAATGAAGCCAAGTCACTGCTACTTCAACAGACCAAGACGAGAAGGCAAGTGTCAGAGCCACCCACGTGGACAATTAAAGAATGATGGCCTTGACTAGAGAAAGCTAACTATAAACGTGGGTGTTGCTGTTTCAGGCTGGGAGCTGTTGTAGATTCCTCCACTTCTCTTCCCACTGGTTAACTATTTACCAGCCAGGCACTGCGTGCTGCAGCAGCTCTGCACTGGTCAGATAATTCTTTCCACTTAAAAATTGTGCCAATTTTTAACTCTGGCTCATTGACTCTGTGAAAATGGGCTTCCTTCCCAAGTAACAGACAGGATTCTTACCCTGAATAGCTGTTGGAGAGTAGCTGATCTAGAATTCCCCCAAATCCCCTGGTTCCTGAAATATACGTAGATTGTTTAACGCTGGGATAGCTTCATCGAGTGCCACATCATTCCAGGGAATTGTGGTGTATAAGGAGGACTGTTGTTCGTATCTAGGGCCGTGTGTGTCTGTGACACTGTATTGGAGCTCAGCACAAGGGGAGAGCGATCGCTGGGAGCTGCAACTCCAGGTGATCGTGACAGAGGCCCCTGGGAGTGCTGATTGTGGCCACATCGTATGAGCTGCACTCTGGACCTGGTTGTCAGGTGGGCTGAACTGTGCCAGGTTGGCCACTGGACAAGAACCAGGGCAAAACCTGGCAACCTTCAGGCAGTGCGGATGGAGCAGTGGTTTTGCTGGTGGCTGTTACATAAGAtataatgtgtagggaggaactgcagatgctggtttaaaccgaagatagacacaaaaagctggagtaactcagcggggcaggcaggcagtatccggagagaaggaatgggtgatgtttcgggtcgaggtcaggtctgaaaaagggtctcgacccgaaatgtcacccattcctcctctccagagatgctgcctgtcccgctgagttactccagctttttgtgtcttatataAGACATGACCTTTGGTGCatgttgtttttgtgtgtttgagcGTTTGAGTGTTGTGACGGCTTGTTCTGAAGGAGGGCGGGAAGTAATCGTTGTCCTTTTCCCTCAGTAATCTACAGCACCTGAGCTTTGCCTGCATCGTCGAGCCCTTTCTTACTTTGTCGGACCCACCTACCTCAACTGCAGAATGCACTGTTGCTGAGAGCTCGTACCCCTCTGCCTCATCACCCATCCCCAGCATCACCTACGTGAAAACTCAACTACACACCCAGAAAAAAGAGGCAAGTGAGACTCGTCTTGCACCTTCACCGAGCCCGCTGCAGGAGAAGcatcggtgggggggggaggggaggggaggggggggctaagAACCCAATTTGGAACGATCTTTTCACGTAAATTATAGCAAAATTCAGGAGCTCTTCCAGCAAAAACCTGAAACATCTGAAGCTTGACCTGAAATAAGCCAATAGGGTTTTAAGTAAAAAGGGAATGCATTCATCCCCGAGGCAGGGCCTGCCATTGAGTAACGTCTCAAGCGGTCTGTACTCCATTCCGTTTACCAGACCTTTCATCCTTTCCCATGGAGTGGGTGAAAGCAGAGGAGGACAGATGGTTAAAGGGCGTGTTGCCAAGATGGGATAACATTGCTCGAGTTGGAAGGGCAAAACGATGTCCTGATGTATTGAATGCCATTTTCTGTGGTGTCATTTCTTTATAGCGGGTAGTTGTTGAGTTTTTGTAGGGTTTTAATCCACACATGGAACCAGTCTGTACGTGAGTGGACTGACCAGCATCGAGCTGTGGCCAGACTCCAACTGGAATGGAGTTGGGTACATTCTGTGCTGGGAGCCACACCTCGGGATATTGGCAGTGATTCACCGGAGCATACGACTGAGGTTAAGAGTTTAGGTGTTGAGGGGAAAGGGTGATCTATTGGGATAGAGCGAGCAGGTTGAACAACCTCCTGATAATGACCCGTCTTGACTGTTCTCTTCAGGACACTGCGTCCGCTAACAAGCTGGTCGGCAAATCGAATGGATCGTTGAGAAAGGTGTCCCAGATCCGAATCCGAAAAACCATTCCCAAGCAGGACACCAACCTCACGCCCATGGGCCTGCCCAAAGCCAAGCGGTCAGTATGATGCACCTGGCTCCCGCTCGTGCTGTTCCACAAAACTCACTGGATGGTTTGATAATTAACCTCTGCCTTTTCTTATTTTTAGATTAAAGAAAAAAGAATTCAGTTTGGAGGAGATATACACTAACC is from Leucoraja erinacea ecotype New England chromosome 25, Leri_hhj_1, whole genome shotgun sequence and encodes:
- the wu:fi75a02 gene encoding uncharacterized protein wu:fi75a02 isoform X1; the encoded protein is MATPAPHAASLGAADWSVSTAAAWKERADWPAAPRRSPEVGWVRACGGPMAEAFSSGVVVALAGSGKKSHECARGRVTGSRVESRGGGGSRGASGRQGISGTTLQPSLQFWSLPDIYWRIVFEEPSILLQDGTEAPGLAQWVAGIWNSALEICGFRSQYLKQCGVAVLNECLKHLRVVNLSPLCSASPHPQSLRPATGVMLSAIVGGGVSRGQQLPTSDAASFLLAQELYIRLRSRRVTRMPVHNRPLQPQGISPLHGHVERDRQASLSEAAFRLLPQDLQCKRVTRTSVQCKPLDPAPAARTHSLKSSGRTVRKLNYRRVANVGLVGSPVNGNSRHNLKPRKSELLAEGEGRPESRVNRRKQASAKLSREFGLEQRKRAGAVGKNHSLVRQSRPQSVGNPGSNQAEGEVGPETWLSAISDVTLKVEFPEDHIQPHVHPAGLSGEDDSNCRTTPWISERAEDHSVMDDCGGGFPAANVCCETRYNSLLCSRGPQSASSQYLFTALATEMCTENGANSATSEENTRPKVLQCDAPAMHVRAEKAHRVATEGKSTVEALGWSELIVVPLHKAASEIDSVHQVPLKGIVTSDVPDWIPSAAIATNQSIIGNDVPDEVLAGSGTVIRTLEQNGLIPSKSTTEIPMEGKVTSDVHAGWLPSEEAVEGKVINPCGTCAVQGKDQLADQSISASTSAVAADDVVPKVELLRVTMTNATANGALIEASSDNTETRANEVITAFPAEDVRYRERLDGNHLASVVHAREETTTEFPSFELPTQDKLINVTIRTVSTCLTTKDIIKPIHLGLVTSTCAVLESAMPEVSPYVSVDMTGESELPSEKALTKMLFEKTVLVDITEGASRELSAGVKLTTGVLYDLATEGALMEDELVDIPTDVTTVAMDFYTGGDPAVERCGGEDEAPAGSSLPGNERACESVLPDMLLDGELVDIPTDVVSNYLPGEEGVAYNMEPSEGATANGEMTENGLLALYPDTINRICGSTKAVHSSAMSTSCVVFSPGSLTRPADNKVCMVPAEGVMCDNSFTEEKRLVRPPHETKGLVTAGLTDDTESELTAATNLPGKRAKNVVECKKETCSIKIIQIKECGTLTVNRPNVCARNESDAMCCEVNGHRAVEPCHCESEPGVLTVTEYSWEQEASCVADARDEQRPDGRAELGSVMASEAEAACSAKRKVSSCKNKRKGIARLKRRKLNRPVLFSNCTPNVPRLEQSCLNRTSARVEFCNRGSNSISSELGHTVQHVEEIKPKNLSLLPLNDLAHHKHCKKSLLLEQLSAIANGLRVLSNGAGMQQELRATPKHVSVGLCRRFHQTKIIKGLRICLSSELASSCGVICHLLPQRKDQTIGAHACSKLQPLLPSRSRKQTDHFGSPVLPNLDLILLLSFISDGGRVDQHCGSERTNVSIIPRRSRWLSRCQANRGQALWSPASLHTVLALSSPACYRLWTRQHNGGRVSKAQWPLLTLFGEDLKRLIPPVPSDRPIWPPSCKLARVVSRCSQHIPSSCTSTSISLSNNWRCNLLADTPSYLPPCFLTGNGASLNEAKSLLLQQTKTRSNLQHLSFACIVEPFLTLSDPPTSTAECTVAESSYPSASSPIPSITYVKTQLHTQKKEDTASANKLVGKSNGSLRKVSQIRIRKTIPKQDTNLTPMGLPKAKRLKKKEFSLEEIYTNQNYKSPSAHSKYLETIFEEPVLKKGSFVCTSLQKRKRLLEFQDYTLPRKRRAHAHVKVQSRTRGRKASTREENIDSLLVQKLTELEAFLAGEDTGH
- the wu:fi75a02 gene encoding uncharacterized protein wu:fi75a02 isoform X4, which encodes MATPAPHAASLGAADWSVSTAAAWKERADWPAAPRRSPEVGWVRACGGPMAEAFSSGVVVALAGSGKKSHECARGRVTGSRVESRGGGGSRGASGRQGISGTTLQPSLQAEGEVGPETWLSAISDVTLKVEFPEDHIQPHVHPAGLSGEDDSNCRTTPWISERAEDHSVMDDCGGGFPAANVCCETRYNSLLCSRGPQSASSQYLFTALATEMCTENGANSATSEENTRPKVLQCDAPAMHVRAEKAHRVATEGKSTVEALGWSELIVVPLHKAASEIDSVHQVPLKGIVTSDVPDWIPSAAIATNQSIIGNDVPDEVLAGSGTVIRTLEQNGLIPSKSTTEIPMEGKVTSDVHAGWLPSEEAVEGKVINPCGTCAVQGKDQLADQSISASTSAVAADDVVPKVELLRVTMTNATANGALIEASSDNTETRANEVITAFPAEDVRYRERLDGNHLASVVHAREETTTEFPSFELPTQDKLINVTIRTVSTCLTTKDIIKPIHLGLVTSTCAVLESAMPEVSPYVSVDMTGESELPSEKALTKMLFEKTVLVDITEGASRELSAGVKLTTGVLYDLATEGALMEDELVDIPTDVTTVAMDFYTGGDPAVERCGGEDEAPAGSSLPGNERACESVLPDMLLDGELVDIPTDVVSNYLPGEEGVAYNMEPSEGATANGEMTENGLLALYPDTINRICGSTKAVHSSAMSTSCVVFSPGSLTRPADNKVCMVPAEGVMCDNSFTEEKRLVRPPHETKGLVTAGLTDDTESELTAATNLPGKRAKNVVECKKETCSIKIIQIKECGTLTVNRPNVCARNESDAMCCEVNGHRAVEPCHCESEPGVLTVTEYSWEQEASCVADARDEQRPDGRAELGSVMASEAEAACSAKRKVSSCKNKRKGIARLKRRKLNRPVLFSNCTPNVPRLEQSCLNRTSARVEFCNRGSNSISSELGHTVQHVEEIKPKNLSLLPLNDLAHHKHCKKSLLLEQLSAIANGLRVLSNGAGMQQELRATPKHVSVGLCRRFHQTKIIKGLRICLSSELASSCGVICHLLPQRKDQTIGAHACSKLQPLLPSRSRKQTDHFGSPVLPNLDLILLLSFISDGGRVDQHCGSERTNVSIIPRRSRWLSRCQANRGQALWSPASLHTVLALSSPACYRLWTRQHNGGRVSKAQWPLLTLFGEDLKRLIPPVPSDRPIWPPSCKLARVVSRCSQHIPSSCTSTSISLSNNWRCNLLADTPSYLPPCFLTGNGASLNEAKSLLLQQTKTRSNLQHLSFACIVEPFLTLSDPPTSTAECTVAESSYPSASSPIPSITYVKTQLHTQKKEDTASANKLVGKSNGSLRKVSQIRIRKTIPKQDTNLTPMGLPKAKRLKKKEFSLEEIYTNQNYKSPSAHSKYLETIFEEPVLKKGSFVCTSLQKRKRLLEFQDYTLPRKRRAHAHVKVQSRTRGRKASTREENIDSLLVQKLTELEAFLAGEDTGH
- the wu:fi75a02 gene encoding uncharacterized protein wu:fi75a02 isoform X2, whose product is MATPAPHAASLGAADWSVSTAAAWKERADWPAAPRRSPEVGWVRACGGPMAEAFSSGVVVALAGSGKKSHECARGRVTGSRVESRGGGGSRGASGRQGISGTTLQPSLQFWSLPDIYWRIVFEEPSILLQDGTEAPGLAQWVAGVAVLNECLKHLRVVNLSPLCSASPHPQSLRPATGVMLSAIVGGGVSRGQQLPTSDAASFLLAQELYIRLRSRRVTRMPVHNRPLQPQGISPLHGHVERDRQASLSEAAFRLLPQDLQCKRVTRTSVQCKPLDPAPAARTHSLKSSGRTVRKLNYRRVANVGLVGSPVNGNSRHNLKPRKSELLAEGEGRPESRVNRRKQASAKLSREFGLEQRKRAGAVGKNHSLVRQSRPQSVGNPGSNQAEGEVGPETWLSAISDVTLKVEFPEDHIQPHVHPAGLSGEDDSNCRTTPWISERAEDHSVMDDCGGGFPAANVCCETRYNSLLCSRGPQSASSQYLFTALATEMCTENGANSATSEENTRPKVLQCDAPAMHVRAEKAHRVATEGKSTVEALGWSELIVVPLHKAASEIDSVHQVPLKGIVTSDVPDWIPSAAIATNQSIIGNDVPDEVLAGSGTVIRTLEQNGLIPSKSTTEIPMEGKVTSDVHAGWLPSEEAVEGKVINPCGTCAVQGKDQLADQSISASTSAVAADDVVPKVELLRVTMTNATANGALIEASSDNTETRANEVITAFPAEDVRYRERLDGNHLASVVHAREETTTEFPSFELPTQDKLINVTIRTVSTCLTTKDIIKPIHLGLVTSTCAVLESAMPEVSPYVSVDMTGESELPSEKALTKMLFEKTVLVDITEGASRELSAGVKLTTGVLYDLATEGALMEDELVDIPTDVTTVAMDFYTGGDPAVERCGGEDEAPAGSSLPGNERACESVLPDMLLDGELVDIPTDVVSNYLPGEEGVAYNMEPSEGATANGEMTENGLLALYPDTINRICGSTKAVHSSAMSTSCVVFSPGSLTRPADNKVCMVPAEGVMCDNSFTEEKRLVRPPHETKGLVTAGLTDDTESELTAATNLPGKRAKNVVECKKETCSIKIIQIKECGTLTVNRPNVCARNESDAMCCEVNGHRAVEPCHCESEPGVLTVTEYSWEQEASCVADARDEQRPDGRAELGSVMASEAEAACSAKRKVSSCKNKRKGIARLKRRKLNRPVLFSNCTPNVPRLEQSCLNRTSARVEFCNRGSNSISSELGHTVQHVEEIKPKNLSLLPLNDLAHHKHCKKSLLLEQLSAIANGLRVLSNGAGMQQELRATPKHVSVGLCRRFHQTKIIKGLRICLSSELASSCGVICHLLPQRKDQTIGAHACSKLQPLLPSRSRKQTDHFGSPVLPNLDLILLLSFISDGGRVDQHCGSERTNVSIIPRRSRWLSRCQANRGQALWSPASLHTVLALSSPACYRLWTRQHNGGRVSKAQWPLLTLFGEDLKRLIPPVPSDRPIWPPSCKLARVVSRCSQHIPSSCTSTSISLSNNWRCNLLADTPSYLPPCFLTGNGASLNEAKSLLLQQTKTRSNLQHLSFACIVEPFLTLSDPPTSTAECTVAESSYPSASSPIPSITYVKTQLHTQKKEDTASANKLVGKSNGSLRKVSQIRIRKTIPKQDTNLTPMGLPKAKRLKKKEFSLEEIYTNQNYKSPSAHSKYLETIFEEPVLKKGSFVCTSLQKRKRLLEFQDYTLPRKRRAHAHVKVQSRTRGRKASTREENIDSLLVQKLTELEAFLAGEDTGH